One region of Flavobacterium pisciphilum genomic DNA includes:
- a CDS encoding Crp/Fnr family transcriptional regulator yields the protein MYINPQNQLNKAMKNPRGVLIRLLMDLGTEMTIKAGEPVIKAGQRCNFFFIVLSGSFRAYRLVEDKEMIIGFSFTGDIDTAPYAFITDTSSTETIEAITNSTIIKVNRSKLEHLKSMHPEMRDFIENLLAHYIEVLVSRHIEFKTYTAEQLYHQLYRRQPEKVQQILLKYIASYLGISQERLSRIRAKSLS from the coding sequence ATGTATATCAATCCACAAAATCAATTAAATAAGGCTATGAAAAACCCTAGAGGAGTGCTAATACGATTATTGATGGATTTAGGTACAGAAATGACAATAAAGGCAGGTGAACCTGTGATAAAAGCTGGCCAGCGGTGCAATTTCTTTTTTATAGTGTTGTCGGGAAGCTTCAGGGCCTACCGGCTTGTGGAAGATAAGGAAATGATTATCGGGTTTAGTTTTACCGGAGACATCGACACTGCTCCTTACGCGTTTATTACCGATACCTCCAGCACAGAAACTATTGAGGCTATTACAAACAGTACGATCATCAAAGTAAATCGCAGTAAGCTCGAACACCTAAAGAGTATGCATCCTGAAATGAGGGATTTTATAGAAAATCTTTTGGCACATTACATTGAGGTACTTGTAAGCCGGCATATTGAATTTAAGACCTATACGGCCGAGCAGCTCTACCACCAGTTGTATCGCAGGCAGCCTGAGAAGGTACAACAGATCCTGCTTAAATATATTGCCTCGTATTTGGGAATCTCGCAGGAGCGGCTCAGCCGTATCCGCGCAAAATCTTTGAGTTGA
- a CDS encoding serine hydrolase domain-containing protein, which produces MKIAKLLAVALLSFITSCSNDDSKSSPDKKILTQQKLDAALSNFPGVSLSVKTASESYTLVAGDAVTNEKPMATSALHYMQSISKTFTAVAVLKLKEEGKINLDAKVNTYLPNICNNLPNGNIITVRQLLNMTSGLPDYLDNDQFLNDVVTGPLPMTSEQVLSYVYDQPAKFAPGASFGYCNINYHLLAIIIDRVTPNGHRRYITDKIINAIGLSNTYYIAGSASTVAPEGTTDNYLEIDGTFSDVSELQLGTVLTFIGDDGIVASVQDIAGFYYKLLHDKTVLSPASLEEMKAAVSYQSTPIYGLGLHFYKTNGGLQAVGHEGSGAGAGAYAFYFPSKNTSVVLCTNVGTLTDTKKEEQLLALWEEIIGILLE; this is translated from the coding sequence ATGAAAATCGCAAAATTATTGGCAGTCGCCTTATTATCTTTTATCACCTCATGCAGCAATGACGATTCAAAATCCTCACCTGATAAAAAAATCCTCACACAGCAAAAACTTGATGCAGCATTGTCCAACTTCCCCGGCGTAAGCCTTAGTGTAAAGACAGCTTCCGAGAGTTATACACTAGTTGCAGGAGATGCGGTAACTAATGAAAAGCCGATGGCCACTTCTGCACTTCACTATATGCAGAGTATTTCAAAAACCTTTACTGCAGTTGCTGTCCTAAAACTGAAAGAGGAGGGCAAAATTAATCTCGATGCAAAAGTAAATACCTATCTTCCTAACATTTGTAATAATCTGCCAAACGGAAATATCATTACGGTAAGGCAACTGCTTAATATGACATCAGGACTTCCTGATTATTTAGATAACGATCAGTTTTTAAATGATGTTGTTACAGGGCCACTGCCTATGACGAGCGAACAAGTATTGAGCTATGTATACGATCAACCAGCAAAATTTGCACCCGGCGCCTCATTTGGTTATTGCAATATAAATTATCACTTGCTGGCTATTATTATTGACAGGGTTACTCCAAACGGGCATCGAAGGTATATTACGGACAAAATAATTAACGCCATTGGACTTTCCAACACATATTATATAGCAGGCTCGGCAAGCACTGTAGCTCCCGAAGGGACGACAGATAACTATCTAGAAATAGACGGCACTTTTAGTGATGTGAGCGAATTGCAGTTGGGTACAGTACTTACCTTCATTGGCGATGACGGTATTGTTGCTTCCGTTCAGGATATAGCTGGATTTTACTACAAGCTACTCCATGACAAAACGGTACTGTCACCCGCATCGTTGGAAGAAATGAAGGCTGCGGTTAGTTATCAGAGTACGCCGATATATGGCTTAGGGCTGCATTTTTATAAAACCAATGGCGGCCTGCAGGCAGTCGGCCACGAGGGTAGTGGTGCTGGTGCCGGTGCCTATGCTTTTTATTTTCCTTCCAAAAATACCAGCGTCGTCCTGTGTACAAACGTGGGAACGCTTACCGATACTAAAAAAGAGGAACAGTTACTGGCATTGTGGGAGGAAATTATAGGTATATTGCTTGAGTAA
- a CDS encoding SpvB/TcaC N-terminal domain-containing protein, producing MKEQTQKNSGNEFFQTDGGKTKSNAIEIPSITLPKGGGALKGIDEKFTVNAVNGTSSFSIQLPFSSARGASPSLSLSYNSGAGNGIFGLGWSLSLGAIKRKTDKGLPQYLDLIDSDTFLFSDAEDLVPEFTKDLNGSFQLDVNGDYIIHERISSDGLFIIRNYKPRIEGLFARIERWTEKANRRIKWRVISRDNVTTLYGWTDNSIISNPEDLTKIFEWLPEFVFDDKGNCSQYIYKKENDIGFDDSLLHNKNRFKDGKITYTNLYLEKVLYGNKTPYKKFDDVFPSKSDYLFSTVFDYGEYNDVAPFDKIKDWAFRLDAFSDYKSGFEIRTTRLCNRVLLFHHFTNSGEYEGLVKSLNMGYDTATEQDFTFLKSITSIGYIKKIDGSYSYKKIPPMEFDYQRHEWNDVVKSIDAGHLVHAPSGLDEQQYQFTDLFNEGLSGILTEQANGWYYKHNLGDGKFEHAKLVSPKPTFSGLGGQMQLADLDADGGKQLVSFNAGPKGYFELDDDDAWQGFRSFKSIPNIDFNDSNTRMLDLNGDGKPEVIISEDQVFTWYASEGKKGFSAARKTPKSFDEEAGPHIVFADAKQTIYLADMSGDGMTDILRIRNDEICYWPNMGYGKFGAKVALDNPPIFDSENDFNPSFIKLADIDGSGTTDIIYLGKNKFTCWKNLSGNRFSTTPFEIESFPEIHSHAKITVTDLLGNGVACIVWSSALSKNTSSPLKYIDLMNSKKPHIMVSYKNNFGKEVSLEYTPSTKFYIEDKLAGKPWITKLHFPVHCVSKTTTEDKISGCKLVSEYKYHHGYYDHSEREFRGFGMVEQIDAESFEHWKKSNATNIVEKSLHQEPVVSKTWNHTGAFLQKDKILTQFSKEYWYEEMLRNGFDVIHHEIALPDAKLIVAPEIEPAVLNHLSAHEWREAFRACKGMSLRSEIFAKDAVKFENTTEAKRKELIPFSVASHNYVIELLQPKGKNKHAVFIVKENEAITYNYERNPEDPRIAHNLNIKLDKYGNVLEFAAVVYPRLLTDVTLPAETQQEQSKTVIIYTQNQFTNDVINVDTLRLRLPSESKTYELKGVPKSNEFYILNDFDEILTEAKSATALYHEIDKPTISGLSQKRLIEHIKTIYRSNDLKSPLSLYKLESLAIPFESYQLTYTPDLLRHIYHEKADDWALQNLMLEGKFSHALNESGLEDANWWVRSGTIQFLADLEAVIDASNRFYVPISYTDPYNAITKVKYYGSYFLFIEETEDAIGNTVKVNLYNFRTLSPQRMSDINTNLTEVITDELGLIKSVAIMGKGNEADSLMDLTETTDATESILINNFFQTSDSTDLTNIGKDLLNRATSRFVYDLDTYIKSGKPVVVASISREQHYKQNNNSPVQIGFEYSNGLGEVIMKKVQAEPGLAKKVIALPDNTITISETDTSVSIPKQLRWIGNGRTIKNNKGNAVKQYEPYFSVTHQFEDLKELVETGVTPIMYYDAAGRLIKTEMPNGTLSKVIFDSWKVSKYDPNDCILECEWYKKRTNILHPEFINDSKEQQAALKVEKHADTPSIQYYDTLGRPILSVENNRNAVTSIDELQYTQLKLDTEGNLHSVTDARGNVVMRYKYDMLGSKVYQQSMDAGQRWLLIDVLGNPLRTWDERNHEFQYFYDTLQRPLYNKILGGDGDVSLNHVFDKIIYGETQPNAQLKNLKGQVWQHYDTGGVMETPSYNFQGKPTSTKRTLFKKYKEVVNWIDDNLVDDLENQSFTFITEIDALSRITKQIAPDGSIITPSYNESGLLDGESVLHPDKVQANTYIKNIDYNEKGQRNKIVYGNNVTNKFYYDKETFYLKRLESKHQNNDPLQDWFYTYDPVGNITHIEDRNIPTVFFNNQKVTGVSEYTYNSLYQLITASGRENNAALTLNGQDNWNDAPFMHQFNPGDPMAVRNYTQNYRYDKVGNMMQMKHVAAGNNWTREYTYETSNNRLKMTQVGSEMFTYPHHAQHGFITTLPHLQEMGWNYKEELIKTIKQKRTDGGTPETTYYQYDGQGQRIRKITENTANEGETPKLKNERIYVSGYELYKSHSGSDAGLERISLSLMDQGHRFVMVDMETEPKYILGIPFGRTSTQFTIRYQLYNHLGSSALELNETGDIISYEEYHPFGTTAFQAMNAAIKAAAKRYRYTGMERDEETGLEYHSARYYLSWLGRWLNPDPIGIGGGINVFTYSYNNPIKYNDVGGNQASALCLAGGPETPWCWAGITIDAWDLLFGAAVVTTVVVVTTHPPEPLRLQGPEIEDFPPFVWPIPPAPPVAPPRPAPPVAPPSPAPPVAPPRPAPPVAPPSPAPPVAPPRPAPPVAPPRPAPPVAPPSPVPPVAPPLPVPPIAGPSPTLPRPRTSPRPNPNPRPVPRIPPREDDGRQCLPCTPVPVGGIAFEYHSQAAGNDPHNGMINHTHHFKMNQSPPIAGCRCFWKRDFVEPTLNYSPLPGAVPVQPAGGGGIAP from the coding sequence ATGAAAGAACAGACTCAAAAAAACTCTGGCAATGAATTCTTCCAAACAGATGGAGGAAAAACCAAATCCAATGCAATAGAAATACCATCAATTACTTTACCAAAAGGAGGTGGTGCTTTAAAGGGAATCGATGAAAAGTTTACTGTTAACGCTGTTAACGGCACATCTTCATTTTCAATTCAGCTTCCGTTTTCATCTGCAAGAGGTGCATCACCTTCATTAAGTCTTTCTTATAATTCAGGTGCTGGTAATGGTATTTTTGGATTAGGTTGGAGTTTAAGTTTAGGAGCAATTAAGCGAAAAACAGACAAAGGACTGCCTCAATATCTCGATTTAATAGATTCGGATACTTTTCTGTTTTCGGATGCGGAGGATTTAGTTCCTGAGTTTACAAAGGATTTGAATGGAAGTTTTCAGTTAGATGTTAATGGTGATTATATTATACACGAAAGAATCTCATCTGATGGACTATTTATTATAAGAAATTATAAACCAAGAATTGAAGGTCTCTTTGCTCGAATTGAGCGCTGGACAGAAAAGGCGAACAGAAGAATTAAATGGCGAGTAATTTCAAGAGATAATGTCACGACTCTTTACGGATGGACTGATAATTCGATTATTTCAAATCCAGAAGACTTGACAAAGATTTTTGAATGGCTCCCCGAATTCGTTTTTGATGATAAAGGAAACTGTAGTCAATATATTTATAAAAAAGAAAACGACATTGGATTTGATGATTCTTTATTGCATAACAAAAATCGATTTAAAGATGGTAAAATTACTTATACCAATCTTTATTTAGAAAAAGTATTGTATGGTAACAAAACACCATATAAAAAGTTTGATGATGTATTCCCAAGTAAATCTGATTATTTGTTTTCAACAGTTTTTGATTATGGCGAGTATAATGATGTTGCCCCTTTCGATAAAATAAAAGATTGGGCCTTCAGATTGGATGCTTTTTCAGATTACAAATCAGGATTTGAAATTAGAACTACAAGACTATGTAATAGGGTTTTACTATTTCACCATTTTACCAATTCTGGTGAATACGAAGGTTTGGTTAAATCCCTCAATATGGGATATGACACTGCAACAGAGCAGGATTTTACATTTCTGAAATCCATTACTTCAATTGGTTATATCAAAAAAATAGATGGTTCTTATTCTTATAAAAAAATTCCTCCTATGGAGTTTGATTACCAAAGACATGAATGGAATGATGTTGTTAAATCCATTGATGCAGGACATTTAGTTCATGCACCATCAGGTTTGGACGAACAGCAATATCAATTTACCGATTTATTTAATGAAGGGTTATCAGGTATTCTAACAGAACAAGCGAATGGATGGTATTACAAACACAATCTGGGTGATGGAAAATTTGAACATGCAAAATTAGTCTCTCCAAAACCCACTTTTTCCGGATTGGGAGGTCAGATGCAATTGGCAGATTTAGATGCTGATGGTGGTAAACAATTAGTCAGTTTCAATGCCGGACCTAAAGGGTATTTTGAATTGGATGATGATGATGCATGGCAGGGATTTCGCTCGTTTAAGTCAATTCCAAATATTGATTTTAATGATTCCAATACCCGAATGCTGGATTTGAATGGCGATGGTAAACCCGAAGTGATTATTTCAGAAGATCAGGTTTTTACATGGTATGCTTCTGAAGGTAAAAAAGGTTTTTCAGCTGCACGAAAAACACCCAAGTCGTTTGATGAAGAAGCTGGCCCTCACATTGTTTTTGCAGATGCAAAGCAAACGATTTATTTAGCGGATATGTCAGGTGATGGTATGACTGATATTTTACGGATTCGAAATGATGAAATCTGTTATTGGCCAAATATGGGTTATGGAAAATTTGGTGCAAAAGTAGCGTTGGATAATCCACCAATTTTTGATAGTGAGAACGATTTTAACCCTTCCTTTATAAAACTAGCGGATATTGACGGTTCTGGAACAACAGACATCATCTATTTGGGTAAAAACAAATTTACTTGCTGGAAAAACCTAAGTGGTAACCGTTTTAGTACAACCCCGTTTGAAATCGAGTCTTTCCCTGAAATCCATTCTCATGCTAAAATTACAGTAACTGATTTGTTGGGCAATGGTGTTGCTTGTATTGTATGGTCGAGTGCATTATCAAAAAACACTTCATCTCCATTAAAATATATTGATCTAATGAACAGTAAGAAACCACACATCATGGTTTCTTATAAAAACAATTTTGGGAAAGAAGTTTCATTGGAATACACACCCTCTACTAAATTTTACATCGAAGATAAGTTGGCAGGAAAACCTTGGATAACCAAATTACATTTCCCTGTGCATTGCGTTTCCAAAACCACAACCGAAGATAAAATATCAGGTTGTAAATTAGTAAGTGAGTACAAATACCATCATGGTTATTACGATCATTCGGAAAGGGAATTTAGAGGTTTTGGCATGGTAGAACAAATTGATGCCGAGAGTTTTGAACATTGGAAAAAGAGTAATGCCACTAATATTGTAGAAAAGTCATTACATCAAGAGCCAGTCGTTTCCAAAACCTGGAATCATACTGGGGCTTTTTTGCAAAAGGATAAAATCCTGACTCAATTTTCGAAAGAATATTGGTATGAAGAAATGCTTCGAAATGGATTTGATGTTATCCATCATGAAATAGCCCTGCCTGATGCCAAATTGATAGTTGCCCCTGAGATTGAACCAGCAGTACTTAATCATCTTTCTGCTCATGAATGGCGTGAAGCATTCCGAGCTTGTAAAGGCATGAGTTTACGATCTGAAATTTTTGCAAAAGATGCTGTTAAATTTGAGAACACAACCGAAGCCAAAAGGAAAGAGCTTATTCCTTTTTCTGTAGCTTCACATAATTATGTTATCGAATTACTACAGCCAAAAGGAAAAAACAAACATGCTGTTTTTATAGTTAAAGAAAATGAAGCTATAACTTATAACTACGAACGAAACCCAGAAGATCCACGAATTGCTCATAACTTAAACATTAAATTAGATAAATATGGCAATGTATTAGAGTTTGCTGCGGTTGTTTACCCACGATTGCTAACCGATGTAACGCTTCCCGCTGAAACACAGCAAGAGCAAAGTAAAACGGTTATTATCTATACACAAAATCAGTTTACAAATGATGTCATAAATGTTGATACGCTCCGATTGCGATTACCTTCAGAGTCTAAAACATACGAACTAAAAGGTGTACCAAAATCAAATGAATTTTATATTCTAAATGATTTTGATGAAATACTGACCGAGGCAAAATCAGCAACAGCTTTATATCATGAAATAGATAAACCAACAATTTCTGGTTTATCGCAAAAAAGATTGATAGAACATATAAAAACGATTTACAGAAGTAATGATCTGAAAAGCCCTTTGTCTTTGTATAAATTAGAATCCTTAGCCATACCTTTTGAAAGTTATCAGTTGACATATACTCCCGATTTATTGCGACATATTTACCATGAAAAAGCAGATGACTGGGCATTGCAAAATTTAATGTTAGAAGGCAAGTTTTCGCATGCATTAAATGAAAGTGGTTTAGAAGATGCTAATTGGTGGGTACGTTCTGGTACGATACAATTTCTTGCAGATTTAGAAGCTGTGATAGATGCAAGCAATAGATTTTATGTTCCAATATCATACACTGACCCTTATAACGCAATAACAAAAGTAAAATACTATGGTAGTTATTTTCTGTTTATAGAAGAGACTGAAGATGCAATAGGAAATACTGTTAAAGTGAACTTGTACAACTTTCGAACGCTATCGCCTCAGCGAATGAGTGATATAAATACTAATTTAACAGAAGTAATAACAGATGAATTAGGTTTGATAAAATCCGTTGCAATAATGGGTAAAGGAAATGAAGCCGATTCACTGATGGATTTAACTGAAACAACGGATGCAACTGAATCAATATTGATTAATAACTTCTTCCAGACTTCCGACTCTACTGACTTAACTAATATTGGAAAAGATTTATTAAATCGTGCAACGTCAAGATTTGTTTATGACCTTGACACTTATATAAAATCAGGTAAGCCTGTTGTAGTAGCATCCATAAGCAGAGAGCAACATTATAAACAAAATAACAATTCACCTGTTCAAATCGGCTTTGAATACTCTAATGGTTTAGGTGAAGTAATAATGAAAAAAGTACAGGCAGAACCTGGACTCGCTAAAAAAGTTATTGCCCTTCCAGATAATACTATTACTATTTCGGAAACAGATACATCAGTCAGCATTCCTAAGCAACTTCGTTGGATAGGTAATGGTAGAACCATCAAAAACAATAAAGGCAATGCTGTAAAACAATATGAACCTTATTTTTCGGTAACCCATCAATTTGAAGATTTAAAAGAACTGGTCGAAACTGGAGTAACACCAATCATGTATTATGATGCAGCTGGACGATTGATAAAAACAGAAATGCCAAACGGTACATTGTCAAAAGTTATTTTTGATAGTTGGAAAGTAAGTAAATATGATCCTAACGACTGCATATTGGAATGCGAATGGTATAAAAAAAGAACCAATATTTTACATCCAGAATTTATCAATGACTCCAAAGAACAGCAAGCGGCATTAAAAGTCGAAAAGCATGCAGACACTCCAAGTATTCAATATTATGATACATTAGGAAGACCAATTCTATCTGTTGAAAATAATAGAAACGCAGTAACTAGCATTGATGAATTACAATATACCCAATTAAAATTAGACACCGAAGGAAACCTGCATTCAGTAACCGATGCGCGTGGTAATGTAGTAATGCGCTACAAGTATGATATGCTGGGAAGCAAAGTATATCAACAAAGTATGGATGCAGGACAGCGCTGGTTATTAATAGATGTTTTGGGCAATCCATTACGCACTTGGGATGAACGCAATCATGAATTTCAATATTTTTACGATACACTACAAAGACCCTTATATAATAAAATTCTAGGAGGCGATGGAGATGTAAGTTTAAATCACGTATTTGATAAAATAATTTATGGAGAAACACAACCTAATGCTCAACTCAAAAATTTAAAGGGACAGGTTTGGCAACATTATGATACAGGAGGTGTAATGGAAACACCAAGCTATAATTTTCAAGGCAAACCAACAAGTACAAAAAGAACACTTTTTAAAAAATATAAGGAAGTTGTCAATTGGATCGATGATAATTTGGTTGATGATTTAGAAAATCAATCTTTTACTTTTATTACAGAAATTGATGCCTTGTCACGTATTACAAAGCAAATTGCACCCGATGGAAGTATCATTACTCCTTCTTACAATGAATCTGGTTTATTAGATGGCGAAAGTGTATTGCATCCCGATAAAGTACAGGCAAATACCTATATCAAGAATATTGATTACAATGAAAAAGGGCAACGGAATAAAATTGTTTACGGAAATAACGTAACCAATAAGTTTTATTATGATAAAGAAACGTTTTACTTGAAACGTTTGGAAAGTAAACATCAAAATAATGACCCTTTACAAGATTGGTTTTATACTTATGACCCTGTCGGAAATATTACTCATATCGAAGACAGAAACATACCTACTGTATTTTTTAACAACCAAAAAGTAACTGGTGTTTCAGAATACACTTATAATTCGTTATATCAATTGATAACAGCAAGTGGAAGAGAAAATAATGCAGCACTTACACTTAATGGGCAAGACAACTGGAATGATGCTCCTTTTATGCACCAATTTAATCCCGGTGACCCAATGGCTGTTCGGAATTACACTCAAAACTACCGTTACGATAAAGTCGGGAATATGATGCAGATGAAACATGTTGCTGCGGGTAATAATTGGACACGCGAATATACTTATGAAACGAGTAATAATCGTTTGAAAATGACACAGGTTGGTAGTGAAATGTTTACTTATCCTCATCATGCGCAACACGGTTTTATAACCACATTGCCCCACTTACAGGAAATGGGATGGAATTACAAAGAAGAATTAATCAAGACCATTAAACAAAAACGTACCGATGGTGGTACACCAGAAACGACGTATTATCAATACGACGGACAAGGACAACGTATTAGAAAAATAACAGAAAACACTGCCAATGAAGGAGAAACACCTAAATTAAAAAATGAGCGTATTTATGTATCGGGTTACGAATTGTACAAAAGCCATAGTGGTTCCGATGCCGGATTAGAAAGAATCAGTTTGAGTTTAATGGATCAAGGGCACCGTTTTGTAATGGTAGACATGGAAACTGAACCAAAGTACATACTTGGTATTCCCTTTGGTAGAACATCAACTCAATTTACCATACGTTACCAATTGTACAACCATTTGGGTTCCTCAGCTTTAGAACTTAACGAAACAGGTGATATCATCTCTTACGAAGAATACCATCCCTTTGGAACAACCGCGTTTCAAGCTATGAACGCAGCCATTAAAGCGGCAGCTAAACGCTATCGTTACACAGGAATGGAACGTGATGAAGAAACGGGATTGGAGTATCATAGTGCACGATACTATTTGTCTTGGCTCGGAAGGTGGCTTAATCCAGATCCTATTGGAATTGGGGGAGGAATAAATGTATTTACTTACTCATATAACAATCCAATCAAATATAATGATGTCGGAGGAAATCAAGCTTCAGCTCTTTGTTTAGCAGGTGGTCCCGAAACACCTTGGTGCTGGGCAGGGATTACAATTGATGCTTGGGATCTTTTATTTGGAGCTGCTGTTGTAACAACAGTCGTGGTCGTCACCACTCATCCTCCCGAACCATTGCGTTTGCAGGGACCAGAAATAGAAGATTTTCCACCTTTTGTCTGGCCAATACCACCAGCACCACCGGTTGCACCGCCTAGACCAGCGCCACCAGTTGCTCCACCAAGTCCTGCACCACCAGTTGCACCGCCTAGACCGGCGCCACCAGTTGCGCCACCAAGTCCTGCACCACCGGTTGCACCGCCTAGACCAGCGCCACCGGTTGCACCACCTAGACCAGCGCCACCAGTTGCACCACCTAGTCCTGTACCTCCAGTAGCGCCTCCACTTCCTGTACCACCGATAGCCGGACCAAGCCCAACATTGCCAAGACCTCGTACTAGTCCTCGTCCTAATCCAAATCCGAGACCTGTACCGAGAATACCTCCAAGAGAAGATGACGGTAGACAATGTCTTCCTTGCACTCCTGTACCCGTTGGGGGAATTGCATTTGAATATCATAGTCAAGCAGCTGGTAACGACCCACATAATGGAATGATAAACCATACGCATCATTTCAAAATGAACCAAAGCCCCCCTATTGCAGGTTGTAGATGTTTTTGGAAAAGAGATTTTGTTGAGCCAACACTAAATTATTCACCATTACCTGGTGCAGTACCTGTTCAACCCGCAGGAGGAGGAGGAATAGCACCTTAA